The proteins below are encoded in one region of Sphingobacterium sp. R2:
- a CDS encoding RagB/SusD family nutrient uptake outer membrane protein, with amino-acid sequence MKKTSYIYHSMLFGSLILGSCSSSFLDVEPMTSVLESNFYKTVADADMALVGCYDGYQRTSSNGSQSFYLTAEVAADNCFGGTGTTDGRSFQAIDRFDIAQSQSDNNIFDGTWSDYYAGIFRCNTLLGKLDGTDFSGNTTARARIEGETKFLRATMYFDLVRLFENIPLLTSPTNENIPQSDPKAIYQLIVSDLKFAAANIPATAYPKSASATNDGRATPFAAKALLARVYLFYAGYYGGEDIGVSKAEALAGLEDVISSGQFALVADFKNLWPAASYIPNASNNTLDISKYAGKGNAEVVFAQKFNNTSNYNGYVDGNRWVVFLGLRGKNWSPYGQGWGACTVSKKFFNEFDNMDTRKTASIIDIDGENITGFDLKDQREYTGYTIKKYAPTALPDGTTNTGGDKDMQLSQDQDYFVIRYADVLLMAAELGSANAQKYFDEVRKRAYKANFVPLAVSKNNILKERKFEFAFEGIRYWDVLRQGLNNAAATLETTEDVLSGSVPEKVTVTKERFLTTKGFMQIPNKQITLSNGVLKQNAGWN; translated from the coding sequence ATGAAAAAAACGAGCTATATCTATCATTCCATGTTATTTGGGTCCTTAATCTTAGGATCATGTTCATCCAGTTTTTTGGATGTCGAACCGATGACAAGCGTTTTGGAAAGCAACTTTTATAAAACCGTAGCCGATGCTGACATGGCGCTGGTCGGCTGTTATGATGGTTATCAACGGACGAGCTCCAATGGGAGCCAGTCTTTCTATCTGACAGCAGAGGTGGCCGCCGACAATTGTTTTGGCGGAACAGGTACAACAGACGGTCGCTCATTTCAGGCAATAGACCGTTTTGATATTGCGCAGTCCCAATCGGACAATAATATCTTTGATGGTACCTGGTCTGATTACTACGCGGGAATTTTCCGCTGCAATACCCTTTTGGGAAAATTGGACGGTACTGATTTTTCAGGCAACACAACAGCGCGGGCACGTATCGAAGGGGAAACGAAATTCCTGCGGGCCACCATGTACTTTGATCTCGTCCGTCTATTCGAAAACATCCCTTTGCTAACGAGCCCGACCAATGAGAATATTCCACAGTCGGACCCCAAAGCGATTTATCAACTGATTGTTTCAGACCTTAAATTTGCGGCTGCCAATATCCCAGCAACAGCTTACCCCAAGTCAGCTTCGGCAACCAATGATGGTCGGGCAACTCCATTCGCTGCTAAAGCGCTACTGGCCCGTGTTTATCTATTTTATGCAGGCTATTATGGCGGCGAAGATATCGGTGTATCCAAGGCCGAAGCCCTGGCGGGACTCGAAGATGTTATCAGCAGTGGCCAGTTTGCGCTGGTGGCAGATTTCAAAAATCTGTGGCCGGCAGCGAGTTATATCCCCAATGCAAGTAATAATACGCTAGATATTTCTAAATATGCCGGTAAGGGAAATGCTGAGGTTGTATTTGCACAGAAATTCAACAATACATCAAACTACAACGGTTATGTTGATGGCAACCGCTGGGTCGTCTTTCTGGGCTTGCGTGGTAAAAATTGGTCGCCTTATGGCCAAGGATGGGGGGCATGTACGGTAAGCAAAAAGTTCTTCAATGAGTTTGACAACATGGATACACGCAAAACTGCCTCAATTATTGATATCGATGGCGAGAACATCACGGGATTTGACCTGAAAGACCAGCGTGAGTATACAGGTTACACCATCAAAAAATACGCCCCCACGGCATTGCCGGACGGCACCACCAATACAGGCGGGGATAAGGATATGCAACTGTCCCAGGACCAGGATTACTTTGTCATCCGCTATGCTGATGTCTTGCTTATGGCGGCAGAACTCGGTTCCGCAAACGCACAGAAATACTTTGACGAGGTAAGGAAAAGAGCTTACAAGGCCAATTTTGTGCCGCTAGCAGTTTCAAAAAACAATATTCTGAAGGAAAGAAAATTTGAATTTGCATTTGAAGGTATCCGCTATTGGGATGTATTGCGGCAGGGGCTGAATAACGCCGCCGCTACACTGGAAACAACCGAAGATGTGCTCAGTGGATCTGTGCCGGAGAAGGTCACTGTGACTAAAGAGCGTTTTTTGACAACGAAAGGATTTATGCAAATACCCAACAAGCAGATTACCCTATCCAATGGTGTACTGAAACAAAATGCTGGATGGAACTAA